The DNA segment AAGAGGATAAGGGAGTTTGCGCGGTTTATCCAGGAGGAGTGCCCCTACGTGCTGAAGCAGTTCATCAAGGAGAAGCTGGCCGAGAACGCTGAATCGGAGTGATTCCTTCGTTCACTAAGTTTTTGCTCTTCTAAAATAAAAGGAGTTCAGAAGACTCCGCCGAGGTAGGCGAAGTAGGCCACGAATATTACCGCCAGGATGTACATGAGAGGGTGGAGCTCCTTTCCGCGGCCGCTGAAGAGCTTGAGCAGGGTGTAGCTTATGAAGCCCGCACCTATGCCGTCCGCTATCGAGTAGGTGTAGGGTATCGTTATGAGGACGAGAAAGGCCGGAATCGCCTCGGTGTGGTCTGTGAAGTCTATCTCCTTGACCGCGCTGAGCATGTAGTAGCCCACTATGACGAGCGCCGGGGCGGTTGCGAAGGCTGGTATCGCTTGGACCAGCGGGGCTATGAAGAGGCCTATGCCGAGGAAGAGCAGGCCGGTAACGAGTGCGGTCATTCCGGTTCTTCCGCCCTCCTCTATGCCAGCGGCGCTCTCGATGTAGGTGGTTACCGTTGACGTTCCAAGAACCGCTCCAACGGTTGTGCCCACTGCATCCGTGAGGAGTATCTTTTCTGCCTCTGGGACCTTTCCGTCATTGGTGAGGAAGCCGGCCTTGGCACTGAGTCCAGTCACTGTTCCCAGGGTGTCGAAGAAGTCCACCATGAAGAAGGCGAAGATAACGCCGAGCGCCCCGACGTTGAGGAGTCCCTTAAGGTCCATCTGCATGAAGGTGTAGCTTATGTCCGGCGTTGAGAACAGCTGGTCCGGCCAGGGGGCAACGCCGGTGACCCAGCCGATGACGCTCGTGGCGAGGATTGAGATGAGCAGTGAACCCTTGATGCGGAGGGCTATGAGAACCATCGCCAGGAACAGGCCGAAGAAGAAGAGCAGTATTTCGCCGCTGGTCAGGAGGGAGGTGTTCAGCCCGGTGAACTTGAGGGTTCCGATGAGGTTCACCTGGTTGTCGATGAGGAGCTCGGAGCCCTTGGGGGCGACGACCTTGGCCGAAAGCAGGCCGACGTCGTTGAGGCCTATGAAGGTCAGAAAGAGGCCTATGCCGGCTCCAATGGCGTACTTCTGGCTGAGCGGTATCGCGTGGATTATCGCACTCCTAACTCTGGTGACGCTGAGGACTATGAAGATGAGACCTTCAACGAAGACCGCCGCGAGGGCAACGCGCCAGTCGTAGCCCATGCCGATAACCACGCTGTAGGCGAAGTAGGCGTTCAGCCCCATTCCGGGAGCAAGGGCAAAGGGCTTCTTGGCGTAGAGGCCCATCAGAATGGTCGCGAAGCCAGCGGCCAGGGCTGTGACGGCGACGAGTGAATTGAATGCCTCCTTACCCATGGCATCGCTGAGTATCGCAGGGTTCACGAAGAGGATGTAGGCCATGGTCATGAAGGTGGTGACACCGGCCAGGATTTCAGTCTTCATGTCGGTTCTGTGTTCGTCAAACTCGAAGTAGTTCTCAAACCAGCCCATGAGATTCACCCCTTGAGTTGACTGATTCTTGCTAATAATTTGGTTTTTTAAAGGTTTTTTTGACGTAAAAATGTCAAAGAAAAGGAGACGGAACGTGGGCACTATTTGGACGGGCGGAACCTTAACCCTCATCGCCCACTGCGCTGAAGGCTTTCGCGTAGGCCTTCACGACTCCCTCGTCCTCGCTGAGTACCATGAGAACCCTGACCAGGTCCAGACCCTTCACCTGGGCGAACTCCACGTAGAGGTACTCGTCGCCCCTGCGATATAGCTTGACGCTGAGCGGCTTGAAGCAGTCGTTTTCTCCGGGTGTGGTCCAGAGTTCGGTCTCTTCGAAGCCCTGGGCTTTAATAGAAGTTTCAAACCTCTTGACCAGCGTTTCTATCGGGCAGGTGCAGGTTGCGTTCAGCTCTATGGGGGTCTCAATGAAGATGTGGTAGTCCCTGAAGTCCGTCCAGGTCTTGGTCGGCGTCAGGACGGTGAGTTTCCAGGTTGTGTTAGCCGTTGGAATGAACTGGACCGCGAAGTAGGCCTTTCCCGGCGGCAGTTCCAACCATCGCCCTTTTCCTCCATCCCAGCACTCCGTTTCGTGTTTGGGGAAAGTCTCGTTAATCAAAGCTGCCTGGTAGAAGGATTCTCCGCTCTTTCTCCCCACCAGGGCCATTGTAAAACCGCCTATGGAGCAGGGCAACGTCAGGTTGAACTTCTCCGGCCAGTAGATGAGGTATGCGTTCCAGCCCTCGGGTGGGGAGGTGCGATTAATGTGGGGGTAAACGGCGAACCAGTCCTTCAGCGTAATCTCGGAGCCGTTGGTTACTTCGGTGATTTTATTGTCTATCCATTTGCCTACTGAGGTATTTTTTGGTTGTTTTGAGTGGATAATAAGCTTGCATTTCTGGTTGTATTCGTGGAGATTCAACGTCTGGTTGTTGGGAGAGATAGTTTCTTTTTCCCAGTGATGTATACCTAATGCAGTGACTACTATCAGAACAATCAATAGAAAAATAAAAAGACGAAACTTAAACCCTTTGGCGCCTTTCATAATAGTCATTCACCCCTTGTAAATAGGTCTGACTATGGTCAATACTGGATTAGTTATACTTTCGAGCTGTATCCATGCTGCATAGGGACTGTTTTCTGTTGTGTGGACGTATATGTACTTGCTACCGTCGTCAAAAGCTTTGTATCCCGTTACTGCTACTGTATGATAATTGCCGAGACCCTGAGAAGGCCATTCAAAATTGCCATCTTCGCTTACTCCATGAGTGGATGTTAGTATAGTTGGTCTGTTCATGTTGATCTCGCTTTTAATGTACGTGTACAGCTGAAGATTATTCGAAGGATACAACGTAAACGAATCGTAGTCATATCTGGGTTTTCTGGAAATTATACCGCTGTTGTACAACTCCACAGCTTTTTCATAGAACCTCTTCATTCCTAGGGCAATGTTTTGATAAGATGTTTCTTTTCCTTGAGTATCCATGGTTATGTGGAGTATGTCTATCACCGCCTCGCGGTACCAGCTGTCTCGATACTGAAGTTCATAATACCCTACTATCATGGCTCCTGAGATCGGGGCACATCCATCATCCTTTTCCCAGGGATCGGGATCGGGTCCAACATAATCGTAACCGAGTTCTGTAACCTCAATTGGGTGGGGTGTTGGGGGCAAACCATTATCTGCACCACCTTCATCGCTATCCTGCCAAGACCACGCCGGAACTGTGAGGATGACTTTGTATTCTACTGCACTGGCAAGCAGTGTTGGATACCTCACCTCAACGGAGGTGTGGGCTTTTTCTGTCCAGAGTGATTTCCACTCTTTTTGGTTTCTGATGGCATCAACTTCCAGTGAGAGAGTGTATCTGCTTGGCTTTTTGTATTCTCCTCCTTTCATGTCTACTACTTTGTCTCCTGCCAGCAGGCCGTAGCTTAGCCCTCCAAAGTATGTGAGGCGATAGTTTTTCACTCCTTTTCTCGCGGCGAGTTCTTTCATCAGGTCGCTTGGGGTCTTCTCGCCAAAGCCTGCTTCGAGAATTGCCGGCGGCAAATTCCTGTTGGCTGATACTATGATGTAGCCTATGGTTTTTCCGTTCTTGACCATTCTGAATTCGTAAGCCGCCAACCTGCCGTCGGGGAAGTAGAGGGGTGTTGGGTTGGTTGGGATTGCCCCGTTGAATTCCGGGAACTTGTGAAGTTCCCTGAGTGCGAGTGCTTTGACTGTGGCTAATGGTACTGCTTCTGGTTTTTCAACCGGTGCCGCCGTCACGACCCCCCCTAACAAGAAAAGTCCAATGAGTAACACTACAGGGGCCTTCCAGTTCATGACCTGCACCTCCAATAGGGGATTGCATTACAAAATATTCTGTCGGATTATTTAACCCTTTCTATCACTAAAAGTGAAAGGCTAAGATACAATCAAGTTATACTCAATTGGACTTCATAGTGTTGTCAATGTACTTTTGCTTTGAAAAATATGTGCCTTTCATCCCAGCACCGAAAAGCTCCTCACCTCTATGCCCACACGTTCGGGCATGGCCTCAACTCCGAAGGGCAGCTCATCGAGGAAGCGTTCCGCGAGGATAACGCTGCCTTCGATTTCAAGCTTGAGCCTTATCCTGCCGGGCAGGAGTTCGTAGTCGATGATTTCGGCAGCATCCCCGGGTTTTACGTAGACGCTCTCCGGCCTGAAGAAGACCCTAACTTTCCCGTCCCTTCCGACGTTGAAGCACAGTCCATTGAGGCAGGCCCTCCCGTTTTCCGCTTTAAGCTCTAGTATGTTGCTCAAACCCAGAAAGCGCGCCACGAACTCGGTCTTTGGGCGGTAGTAGAGCTCCAGCGGTTTTCCCACCTGCTCCACTCTTCCAAAGTTCATAACGGCAATCCTGTCGCTTACCGCCATGGCCTCCTCCTGGTCGTGGGTGACGTATATCGTCGTTATGCCAAGCTCGCGCTGGATTCTCTTTATCTCCCCCCTAAGCCTTTCCCTTATTTTGGCGTCGAGGTTGCTGAGTGGTTCATCCAAGAGAAGGACATCGGGCTCGACGACAAGGGCCCTCGCGAGAGCTACGCGCTGCTGCTGGCCACCGCTCAGCTGCTCCGGATAGCGGTTTTCGAGGCCTTCCAGACCGACGAGTTCCAGGGCCCATTTCACCCGCCTCTCGATTTCGGCCTTCGGGAGCTTTTTCATCTCCAGCCCGAAAGCGATGTTCTTGAAGACCGTCATATGGGGGAAAAGGGCATAATCTTGGAAGACTATGCCGATCCCGCGCTCGTAGGGGGGTAGATCGTTTACGGGTTTTCCATCGAATAGTATCTCTCCCCTATCCGGCTTTTCAAAGCCTGCTATAATTCTGAGTGTCGTCGTCTTTCCGCAGCCGCTAGGCCCGAGGAGCGTGAGAAACTCGCCGTCCTTAACTGCCAACTCACTTATCTCAAGCCGGAAATCCTCCCACTCCTTGAGGACTCCCCTCAGTTCCACCCTCACCATACCTCCTCACCTGCCCTCTCGATTATCAGGAAGCCCAGCGTTGAGACTGCCATGAGGAGAACGGCTAAGGCCGAGGCGGAACCGAACTGCCTCGCCCCGAGGAACTTGTATATAGCCACGGTCATGGTGGTGTATTCCGGCTTCGCGAGCATGTAGGTCGCTCCAAGCTCTGCTATGCTCATGGCGAAGGCGAATATCGCGCCGACGATGACCCCACCCAGGGCCAGCGGAAGCTCCACCCTTAGAAAGGCCTTCCACTCCCTGGCGCCGAGGCTCAGCGCCGCCTCCCAGAGGTTCGGCCTTATCTTCTTCAGGGACGTTGAAACTGCCCTTAAAACGAAGGGGTAGGCTATAACCGTGTGGGCGGCGATTATTATCCACGCCGTGAAATAGAGTGGAGTGCCGCTGAAGACCTTTATGTATCCCAGACCGAGGGTTATGGCCGAACTCGCCAGCGGGAGCATTACCAGGACGTCAAAGAGCCTTTTGGCCTTAAAGTTCCAGCGGTGGAGGGCGTAGGCTATGGGAAGGGCTGTGATGACGGAGAGGAATATGGTCGCCAGACCGAAGGCCAGAGAGTTCCTGATCGCGTCGAGAGTTGTCGTCCCGAACATCGGGTTGTACTCGGTCGAGAATATCCTTCTGTACCATTCGAGGCTCCAGGCATCGTTGAAGTGCAGGGAGTCGTAGAGGACCGCCAGGAGGGGTGAGACTATGAAGAGGAAGACGATGAGGGAATAAACCCCAACTAGCAGTCCCTTAACGCTCAGCCAGTCGCGCCTCGTGAATGGAACTGGCTTCCTGAAAACCCTCTGCTCCTCGCGCTTGGTGTAGGCATCGAGCGCCCTCAGGTAGAGGTACATGAAGGCCATGCTGAGGAGTATCTGGATTATCGCGAGGGCTGAACCCGTCTTGAAGTCTAGGAGAACCATTATCGAGGTGAAGATATCCACCTCTATGGTGGCATAGCGGTAGCCGCCGATGATGAGCGGAATCGAGAAGCTCAGGAAGCAGAACACGAAGGTGAGCATCGCGGAGGCAAAAATCGCTGGGGAGATCATCGGCAGGGTAACCTTTCTGAAGAGCGTCCAGCCTCTCGCTCCGAGTGCCATCGCCGCCTCCTCGTAGTGGGGATTAACACGCTGCCACAGCGACGAGACCATGCGTATGACTATCGGAAAGTTGTAGAATGCATGGGCTAGGAGAATACCCTTCCAGGAGTAGATTATGCCGGGATCGCGGCCGATGAGGCCGGTTATAAAACCGCTCTTTCCGAAGAGGAGAATGTAGCCGAGAGCCACCATCACGCTGGGCATGACGAACGGGACGGTTAGGACGGCTTTTATGATGCTCTTCCCGGGAAAATCATAGCGGGCGAATATGTACGCCCCGGGAAGGCCGAGTGCCAGGGTAAGGAGCGTCGAGGCAACCGCTTGTCCTATCGTGAATAGGATAACCCTTCGGTGGTAGTCGTTACCCAGAACGGCGGAGATGTGCCTGAGAGTGAACCCGTTCTCCCCGAGGCCGGTTTTTAGAATACTGGCTAACGGGATGTAGAAAAAGGTGAGCAGGAATGCCAGAGGGATGAGCAGGAAGAGCTTCGAAGGCTTCACCCTCATGGGCAAAACTCGGTTTTAGGGGTTTATAAGCCTTGATTGGGCAAAAGTGTTAAGTGCCCACGTCCAAATCACTGTGGTGATACCATGAAGGCACCCGAGCTGGGAATAAAGATAGGCCGTTATGAGCACGGGAAAAATAACTCCATTGCCGACTTGGGCGTCGGGGTCGGCCATTCGACGATAATCGAGGGGGACGACATTAGAAGGGGAGTTACGATCCTCGTCCCGCCGGTGGGGAACCCCTTCAGAGAGAGGCTCTTCGCAGGAGTTTACACCTTCAACGGCTTTTCCAAGCCGATTGGGTTTATCCAGACGGGGGAGCTGGGATACATCGAAACTCCAATAGCTTTAACCAGCACGCTGAACGGCTACCGTGTTGCGGACGCTCTGATAAGCCTCTGGGCAGGGGAGAACCCCGAAGGGATATCGGTAAACCCGCTCGTAATGGAGTGCAACGACGGCTACCTCAACGATAATAAAAAGCGTGCCGTTAGGGAGGAACACGTTTTTGAGGCCTTCAAAAGCGCCTCCCTTGACTTTGAAGAGGGCTCCGTTGGAGCAGGCACCGGAATGAGTGCCTTTGAGTTCAAGGGCGGTATAGGGTCATCCTCCAGGATTGTTGAGATCGGTAGCGAGGAGTACACAGTTGCGTCGCTCGTCCTCAGCAACTTCGGCAAGAGGGAGGATTTGGTCATAGCAGGGGTTCCCGTCGGCTGGGAGCTGAGGGACTACCCGGGCAGGGGGCTTTCCATGAGGGGCAGTATCTCGATAGTCATAGCCACCGATGCCCCACTCACATCGAGGCAGCTCACGAGGGTGGCGAGGAGGGCCATCCTTGGCCTGGCCAGGACAGGCTCCTACGGTCACAACGGGAGCGGGGACATAGTTCTGGCGTTCTCGACGGCCCAGACCGTCCCGAGCGGCAAGGAGGCTCATTCCATCGGGTTCCTCCCGGACGACGCGCTCAACAGGCTCTTCATAGCCGCCGCGGATTCCACTGAAGAGGCGATAATCAACTCCCTCCTGCAGGCCAGGACGATGGAGGGCAGAAACGGCAGGATCCGCTACGCCCTTCCGGTTGATAGGCTTGTGGAAATCATGGAAAGATACGGGAGGATTGAGAGGGCTTAAATCTGTATCTCCTCGTATTTCTTCTTCATCAGGATTGCATCGCCTTCGATGTTCGGGCTCTCGCTTATGACCACTCCCTTGACTTTGAACTCCTTGAGAACCCTCAGCAGGTCTTCCCAGTTCATGTCGCTCTCCTGGAGGTTGAGGTGGTTCCTCTCGCCCTTTGAGGTGTAGTTTATGCCGCTTATGTGGATGTGCATGTTGTCCAGGGCTTCTCTGCCGAGCCTGTCCTCCATAAAGCTCAGCATCTCGCGCCATTCTTCGGCGCTGTTGAACTTCCCGACGTTCCTGGCATGGCAGTGGGCGAAGTCTATCGTCGGCAGAACCATCTCGATCTCTTCGCTCAGCTTTACCAGCTCCCTCAGGTCTCCGAACTGGGTCGGCTTGCCGGTCAGCTCGGGCCTTACCCACACCTCGATGCCCCTCTCCTGGAGGCTCTTTACGATATCCTTAATCTCCCCCCGTATTTTCTCATAAACCTTTCCAGGATCCTGCTTGAGGTAGTAGCCCGCATGAAAAACCACGCTCCAGCCGCCGGCCTCGTGTAAGCGCTCGGCGCTCTGGATTATCCTCTTCTTGCTGGCCTCGACCTTGGCTTTCTCCGTTGCATTGAGGTTGATGTAGTACGGTGCGTGGGCGGTCAGCAGAATATCGTGCTTTCTGGCGACGTATTTTATCTTCTTCGCCAGCTCCGGCCTGAGGTTGACCCCTCGGACGAACTCCAGCTCCATCGCGTCAAGGCCTAGGTTTCTCACGTGGACTATTCCGTCAAGCGTTGAGCGCTTTGGGGTTGAGATGGGTATTCCGGCCGTTCCGAAGCGCAGTCTGTCAACTTTAAACATGCTCACCACCCAAAAGAATTAGGGAAGCCTAATTCATAAATCTATCGCTCGACTTTCTGCCCGAGTATCTCTTCAAGTTTAGCAAGGCTATCCTTCAGCTCCCTCTCCAGGTGCTCCAGCTGGCGTCTGAGCTTTCGTATCTCTGCCTCTTTTTCTTCGATGAGGCGGTGGAGCTCCCATATCTCCTTCTTTTTACTCTCTCCACTGGCCAGGATTTCGTCCCTTTTCTTTTCAAGCTCTGATAGCCTTTCTCTTTCCTGCCTGATGACCTCGGATTTCTCCCTGAGGTTCTCTATCAGCCACTGGGCAGTTTTCTTGTACTTGCCCTCCAGTCTTGGATATATCCTCTGGAGCAGGGAGACGAACTCGTCGGGCTTTCTGAGGGCAACGCTGCTGTCTTTTATGAGCTCACCGGCTATCGGCTCGTGGAGACGCATCCTCTTTATGGGCTTCTGAAGCTTTGAGGCCTTTGAACGGATCTCCATCTCGGCACTCCGGAGCGACGAAGAGAGGCTTTTTATGGCCTCTTCAAGTTCCTGAAGTCCTTGCCTGCTGTAGAGCCCCTTAAGCTCCTCCTCCTTGGCTTTTACCTCCCTTTCAAGCTCCAGCTTTTCCCGCT comes from the Thermococcus thioreducens genome and includes:
- a CDS encoding NCS2 family permease, whose product is MGWFENYFEFDEHRTDMKTEILAGVTTFMTMAYILFVNPAILSDAMGKEAFNSLVAVTALAAGFATILMGLYAKKPFALAPGMGLNAYFAYSVVIGMGYDWRVALAAVFVEGLIFIVLSVTRVRSAIIHAIPLSQKYAIGAGIGLFLTFIGLNDVGLLSAKVVAPKGSELLIDNQVNLIGTLKFTGLNTSLLTSGEILLFFFGLFLAMVLIALRIKGSLLISILATSVIGWVTGVAPWPDQLFSTPDISYTFMQMDLKGLLNVGALGVIFAFFMVDFFDTLGTVTGLSAKAGFLTNDGKVPEAEKILLTDAVGTTVGAVLGTSTVTTYIESAAGIEEGGRTGMTALVTGLLFLGIGLFIAPLVQAIPAFATAPALVIVGYYMLSAVKEIDFTDHTEAIPAFLVLITIPYTYSIADGIGAGFISYTLLKLFSGRGKELHPLMYILAVIFVAYFAYLGGVF
- a CDS encoding cysteine peptidase family C39 domain-containing protein, whose product is MNWKAPVVLLIGLFLLGGVVTAAPVEKPEAVPLATVKALALRELHKFPEFNGAIPTNPTPLYFPDGRLAAYEFRMVKNGKTIGYIIVSANRNLPPAILEAGFGEKTPSDLMKELAARKGVKNYRLTYFGGLSYGLLAGDKVVDMKGGEYKKPSRYTLSLEVDAIRNQKEWKSLWTEKAHTSVEVRYPTLLASAVEYKVILTVPAWSWQDSDEGGADNGLPPTPHPIEVTELGYDYVGPDPDPWEKDDGCAPISGAMIVGYYELQYRDSWYREAVIDILHITMDTQGKETSYQNIALGMKRFYEKAVELYNSGIISRKPRYDYDSFTLYPSNNLQLYTYIKSEINMNRPTILTSTHGVSEDGNFEWPSQGLGNYHTVAVTGYKAFDDGSKYIYVHTTENSPYAAWIQLESITNPVLTIVRPIYKG
- a CDS encoding ABC transporter ATP-binding protein, with protein sequence MVRVELRGVLKEWEDFRLEISELAVKDGEFLTLLGPSGCGKTTTLRIIAGFEKPDRGEILFDGKPVNDLPPYERGIGIVFQDYALFPHMTVFKNIAFGLEMKKLPKAEIERRVKWALELVGLEGLENRYPEQLSGGQQQRVALARALVVEPDVLLLDEPLSNLDAKIRERLRGEIKRIQRELGITTIYVTHDQEEAMAVSDRIAVMNFGRVEQVGKPLELYYRPKTEFVARFLGLSNILELKAENGRACLNGLCFNVGRDGKVRVFFRPESVYVKPGDAAEIIDYELLPGRIRLKLEIEGSVILAERFLDELPFGVEAMPERVGIEVRSFSVLG
- a CDS encoding ABC transporter permease; translation: MRVKPSKLFLLIPLAFLLTFFYIPLASILKTGLGENGFTLRHISAVLGNDYHRRVILFTIGQAVASTLLTLALGLPGAYIFARYDFPGKSIIKAVLTVPFVMPSVMVALGYILLFGKSGFITGLIGRDPGIIYSWKGILLAHAFYNFPIVIRMVSSLWQRVNPHYEEAAMALGARGWTLFRKVTLPMISPAIFASAMLTFVFCFLSFSIPLIIGGYRYATIEVDIFTSIMVLLDFKTGSALAIIQILLSMAFMYLYLRALDAYTKREEQRVFRKPVPFTRRDWLSVKGLLVGVYSLIVFLFIVSPLLAVLYDSLHFNDAWSLEWYRRIFSTEYNPMFGTTTLDAIRNSLAFGLATIFLSVITALPIAYALHRWNFKAKRLFDVLVMLPLASSAITLGLGYIKVFSGTPLYFTAWIIIAAHTVIAYPFVLRAVSTSLKKIRPNLWEAALSLGAREWKAFLRVELPLALGGVIVGAIFAFAMSIAELGATYMLAKPEYTTMTVAIYKFLGARQFGSASALAVLLMAVSTLGFLIIERAGEEVW
- a CDS encoding DmpA family aminopeptidase — encoded protein: MKAPELGIKIGRYEHGKNNSIADLGVGVGHSTIIEGDDIRRGVTILVPPVGNPFRERLFAGVYTFNGFSKPIGFIQTGELGYIETPIALTSTLNGYRVADALISLWAGENPEGISVNPLVMECNDGYLNDNKKRAVREEHVFEAFKSASLDFEEGSVGAGTGMSAFEFKGGIGSSSRIVEIGSEEYTVASLVLSNFGKREDLVIAGVPVGWELRDYPGRGLSMRGSISIVIATDAPLTSRQLTRVARRAILGLARTGSYGHNGSGDIVLAFSTAQTVPSGKEAHSIGFLPDDALNRLFIAAADSTEEAIINSLLQARTMEGRNGRIRYALPVDRLVEIMERYGRIERA
- a CDS encoding deoxyribonuclease IV, with product MFKVDRLRFGTAGIPISTPKRSTLDGIVHVRNLGLDAMELEFVRGVNLRPELAKKIKYVARKHDILLTAHAPYYINLNATEKAKVEASKKRIIQSAERLHEAGGWSVVFHAGYYLKQDPGKVYEKIRGEIKDIVKSLQERGIEVWVRPELTGKPTQFGDLRELVKLSEEIEMVLPTIDFAHCHARNVGKFNSAEEWREMLSFMEDRLGREALDNMHIHISGINYTSKGERNHLNLQESDMNWEDLLRVLKEFKVKGVVISESPNIEGDAILMKKKYEEIQI
- a CDS encoding coiled-coil domain-containing protein — protein: MKLEQALEEYERRKRKAEKEVEKIRKKYNTRLEKRIREVLKRIDALEKKEVPKKVDENIKKIVTAEKRNYVTALRNVLSSISDMDDLGKRLPDLAKLHVGHGKYLLIIFEKDVYAINRLLKELNEDYVSYYNELSKKGLPDLRLREILWEEEKTREHIQGIEREKLELEREVKAKEEELKGLYSRQGLQELEEAIKSLSSSLRSAEMEIRSKASKLQKPIKRMRLHEPIAGELIKDSSVALRKPDEFVSLLQRIYPRLEGKYKKTAQWLIENLREKSEVIRQERERLSELEKKRDEILASGESKKKEIWELHRLIEEKEAEIRKLRRQLEHLERELKDSLAKLEEILGQKVER